The following DNA comes from Lentibacillus sp. Marseille-P4043.
GAGAGGACCTCTTATGAACAACAATGAACACCGTGTAGAAAAGGATTTTTTAGGGGAAAAGGAAATACCAATGAATGCTTATTATGGTATTCAAACAATGCGGGCTGTTGATAATTTCCCAATAACAGGATATCCAATGGACGAGGCTTTAATTAAAGCGTTTGCCATCGTTAAAAAAAGTGCAGCATTAGCGAACAATGAAGTCGGACAATTGGATAGAAAAATTGCCGATGTAATTGTAAAAGCATCAGATGAAATTATCGAAGGCAAATTACATGATCAATTCATTGTTGACCCAATTCAAGGCGGCGCGGGTACATCCATTAATATGAATACAAATGAGGTCATCGCAAACCGTGCATTGGAATTAATCGGTGATCAAAAAGGCAATTATACATTCATAAGTCCAAACTCACACGTCAATATGGCGCAATCAACCAATGATTCATTTCCAACAGCGATTCATCTTTCCACACTAGCAAAATTAGACCAATTGCTGCTAGTAATGGAAGACTTGCATGCAGAGTTTCTTAGAAAAGCAACAGAATTTGACGAAATCATCAAAATGGGTCGCACGCATTTACAGGATGCTGTACCAATTCGATTAGGTCAGGAATTCAAAGCCTATGCACGTGTGCTTCGCCGTGATATTAACCGCATTAGTAAAACTCGCGAAAATCTATATGAAGTGAACATGGGTGCAACAGCAGTAGGTACAGGCTTAAATGCCGATCCAGATTATATCGAAAAAGTCGTCGATTACCTTGCACAGTTTAGCGGACAACCAATCAAAGGCGCAGAAAATCTAGTTGATGGCACACAAAATACAGATTGCTATATGGAAGTATCATCTGCACTGAAAAACTGTATGATGAATATGTCGAAAGTTGCAAATGACTTACGAATGATGGCTTCCGGTCCACGTGCTGGCTTAGGAGAAATCAACTTACCTGCAGTTCAACCAGGGTCATCCATCATGCCAGGTAAAGTAAATCCAGTAATGGCAGAAGTGGTAAACCAAAGTGCCTTCCAAGTAAATGGTAATGATTTAACAATTACTTCAGCTTGTGAAGCAGGACAATTTGAATTAAATGTCATGGAGCCAGTTATTGTCTTCAACTTACTGCAATCCATTAAAGTTATGACAAACGTATTTAACGTATTCCGCGAATATTGTTTACGTGGCATTACAGCGAATAGTGATCGAATGCAAGATTATGTGAATAATAGTGTTGGTATTATTACTGCGATTAACCCGCATGTTGGTTATGAAACAGCTGCAGTTATTGCAAGAGATGCCATCCGTACGAAACGACCAGTTCGTGAAATCGTATTTGAAAAAGGCATACTAACAGCCGAGGAACTTGATACAATCCTGCAACCAATCGAAATGACACATCCAGGTATTGCAGGAAAAGAGCTCTTAGATCAAAAACGTAAGGAAAAAGAATTAGTAACTAATTAAATTAGATATGGTGCCAGTCCCCACTGCTGCATTTCTAGAATAATGAAGAGCAACGCAGATTTATTAACGTTGCTCTTTTGAATTTAGCACGCAATAATGTAATAACAAATTGAAGTAGGTTAACCTCCCCTAATATTTTCTCCCATCGAATGATGTTTTCTAGGTTCCGTATCTGTATTAGATGATTTATGTTGGTCAGGATTTGAATTAGCTCTTTTTCTGCGTTTTGAATCTGTGAATGCACCAATAAGTACCATTGGTAACAAGAAGATACCAATTATTAACCAAAACATATAATCAATCCTTTTTATTATTATTCATTATGAACAACAAATGTCCCTAATACTTCTTTATGCTTTTTCCGCTATTCTGCTCTTTTAATGTAGCCAGGTCCAATTATTGATAAATTATGTTTAAGGTGTTGAAACAATCTAGATCTATACCATCTCTTAAGCAGTTCCTAACACTTATAACCACAAAAATTAAACTATAGACAAACGAACCTGTCCTTTTTAGTAACACAAAACCCCATCCCACATACAATGCTTCTAGGCAACTGTTTGGAGGTGTT
Coding sequences within:
- the aspA gene encoding aspartate ammonia-lyase, which codes for MNNNEHRVEKDFLGEKEIPMNAYYGIQTMRAVDNFPITGYPMDEALIKAFAIVKKSAALANNEVGQLDRKIADVIVKASDEIIEGKLHDQFIVDPIQGGAGTSINMNTNEVIANRALELIGDQKGNYTFISPNSHVNMAQSTNDSFPTAIHLSTLAKLDQLLLVMEDLHAEFLRKATEFDEIIKMGRTHLQDAVPIRLGQEFKAYARVLRRDINRISKTRENLYEVNMGATAVGTGLNADPDYIEKVVDYLAQFSGQPIKGAENLVDGTQNTDCYMEVSSALKNCMMNMSKVANDLRMMASGPRAGLGEINLPAVQPGSSIMPGKVNPVMAEVVNQSAFQVNGNDLTITSACEAGQFELNVMEPVIVFNLLQSIKVMTNVFNVFREYCLRGITANSDRMQDYVNNSVGIITAINPHVGYETAAVIARDAIRTKRPVREIVFEKGILTAEELDTILQPIEMTHPGIAGKELLDQKRKEKELVTN